The proteins below are encoded in one region of Antennarius striatus isolate MH-2024 chromosome 7, ASM4005453v1, whole genome shotgun sequence:
- the LOC137599469 gene encoding protein TsetseEP-like, producing MQSPDKPNSVPVSEPESVPESEPESVPESEPESVPESEPESVPESEPESVPWSEPESVPLSELESVPESESKSVPGSELESVPESELESVPESKPESVPESEPESVPESESVSEPESVPKSELESVPESKPNSVPEFEPESVPESKSAPQPVSAPGPLFPTLGLDSIWFGSTTRTLPGTVF from the exons ATGCAGAGTCCAGACA AGCCCAACTCTGTTCCTGTGTCCGAGCCCGAGTCTGTTCCCGAGTCCGAGCCCGAGTCTGTTCCCGAGTCCGAGCCCGAGTCTGTTCCCGAGTCCGAGCCCGAGTCTGTTCCCGAGTCCGAGCCCGAGTCTGTTCCCTGGTCCGAGCCCGAGTCTGTTCCCTTGTCCGAGCTCGAGTCTGTTCCTGAGTCCGAGTCCAAGTCTGTTCCTGGGTCTGAGCTCGAGTCTGTTCCTGAGTCTGAGCTCGAGTCTGTTCCTGAGTCCAAGCCCGAGTCTGTTCCTGAGTCCGAGCCTGAGTCTGTTCCTGAGTCCGAGTCTGTGTCCGAGCCCGAGTCTGTTCCCAAGTCCGAGCTCGAGTCTGTTCCTGAGTCCAAGCCCAACTCTGTTCCTGAGTTCGAGCCTGAGTCTGTTCCTGAGTCCAAGTCTGCACCCCAGCCTGTCTCTGCTCCCGGACCCCTGTTCCCAACACTTGGCCTGGACTCCATTTGGTTCGGGAGCACGACCCGGACCCTCCCTGGGACCGTTTTTTGA